In a genomic window of Shouchella clausii:
- a CDS encoding Na+/H+ antiporter family protein, with protein sequence MNAVVVAVGLMLLLSLLRVHVVLALAISAIVGGLVGGLSFNTTIQVFTAGLGGNAEIAFSYALLGGFAIALAKTGLPDFLISKLQQWMERKGESKQQTLTKMLLFLMLTVVACMSQNLIPIHIAFIPILIPPILTILNQLQVDRRLIACILTFGLTAPYMLLPYGFGQLFHRIIADNMAQSGLVIDMAMIPKAMFLPTASSVLGLVLAVFVSYRKNRAYHNEPLAGYEHAQDQQPFTKWTLTAAGAAVVVTVAVQWAYSDSMVPAALSGIFVLLATRAVQFRIADDMITDGMKMMAFIGFVMLAAAGFADVIRETGHVETLVADVVAALGGNKAIAVVAMLAVGLVITLGIGSSFSTIPIIAVLFVPLGMELGLSTMAIISLIGSAGAIGDAGAPASDSTLGPTAGLNADGQHNHIWDTCVPTFLHFTVPLFIFGWIAAMIL encoded by the coding sequence ATGAATGCTGTTGTCGTCGCGGTTGGCTTAATGCTGCTTTTGAGTTTGCTACGCGTGCATGTCGTGTTGGCTTTAGCGATTTCGGCTATTGTCGGCGGGCTTGTTGGCGGGCTAAGTTTTAACACAACTATCCAAGTTTTTACGGCTGGATTAGGAGGCAATGCAGAAATTGCTTTTAGCTACGCTCTGTTGGGTGGATTTGCTATTGCATTAGCTAAAACAGGATTACCAGACTTTTTGATTAGCAAACTCCAGCAGTGGATGGAACGAAAAGGAGAGAGCAAGCAGCAGACGTTGACAAAAATGTTGCTTTTTTTAATGTTGACCGTTGTTGCGTGCATGTCACAAAATCTTATACCGATCCACATTGCTTTTATTCCGATTTTAATTCCGCCGATTTTGACCATCTTAAATCAGCTGCAAGTAGACAGACGTTTAATTGCTTGTATTCTTACTTTTGGCCTCACTGCTCCGTATATGCTTCTCCCTTATGGGTTCGGCCAACTTTTTCATCGGATCATTGCCGACAATATGGCGCAAAGCGGGCTTGTAATTGATATGGCGATGATCCCTAAAGCGATGTTTCTGCCGACAGCAAGTTCTGTACTTGGCTTAGTGCTTGCCGTATTTGTAAGTTATCGCAAAAACAGAGCGTATCATAACGAACCACTTGCTGGGTATGAGCACGCCCAAGACCAGCAACCCTTTACAAAGTGGACACTGACTGCCGCTGGAGCGGCAGTTGTCGTTACAGTTGCTGTGCAATGGGCATATAGCGACTCGATGGTACCGGCTGCGTTGTCTGGCATTTTCGTATTGTTAGCTACGAGAGCCGTGCAATTTCGAATTGCCGACGACATGATTACCGATGGTATGAAAATGATGGCTTTTATCGGCTTTGTTATGCTGGCCGCTGCCGGTTTTGCTGATGTAATTAGGGAAACGGGGCACGTAGAAACACTTGTGGCCGACGTCGTCGCTGCCCTTGGAGGCAATAAAGCGATTGCGGTAGTGGCGATGCTTGCTGTTGGGCTAGTTATTACTTTAGGCATTGGCTCATCGTTTTCGACCATCCCGATCATTGCCGTTTTATTTGTGCCCCTTGGCATGGAGCTAGGCTTATCGACAATGGCGATTATTTCGCTCATTGGTTCAGCAGGGGCCATTGGCGATGCAGGCGCTCCTGCATCTGATTCAACGCTTGGCCCTACGGCAGGCTTGAATGCCGATGGCCAACACAACCATATTTGGGATACATGTGTCCCGACTTTTCTCCACTTTACCGTTCCGTTGTTTATATTCGGTTGGATTGCAGCAATGATCTTATAG
- a CDS encoding divergent PAP2 family protein produces MEILDNFPLWAAFTAIIIAQAIKIPLAFFATKKLDFSLFTSTGGMPSSHSAAVTALSTAVAIEHGLDSSLFAVSAVLGIIVMFDATGVRRHAGYHATVLNQLVQDFNKLVEEIKTWPKKENEQKLKELLGHQPIEVFFGALLGIILALLLHAWFIG; encoded by the coding sequence ATGGAAATTTTGGATAATTTCCCGCTTTGGGCGGCATTTACGGCAATTATTATTGCGCAAGCGATTAAGATTCCACTCGCCTTCTTTGCTACAAAAAAACTTGATTTTTCATTGTTCACAAGCACAGGTGGAATGCCTAGCTCTCATTCAGCAGCTGTTACCGCCTTGTCTACTGCCGTAGCGATTGAGCATGGGTTGGACTCTTCCCTTTTTGCCGTATCTGCTGTCCTCGGCATTATTGTCATGTTTGATGCTACAGGCGTTAGGCGCCACGCAGGCTACCATGCCACTGTGTTAAACCAGCTCGTGCAAGATTTCAACAAGCTTGTTGAAGAAATTAAAACGTGGCCTAAGAAAGAAAACGAACAAAAACTAAAGGAGTTACTTGGCCATCAGCCAATTGAAGTATTTTTCGGCGCGTTGCTGGGAATTATCCTGGCGTTGCTATTGCATGCATGGTTCATAGGTTAA
- a CDS encoding HU family DNA-binding protein — protein MNKTELINALAERTQLSKKDASAAVNSMFDLISESLGKGESVQLIGFGNFEVRERAARKGRNPQTGEEIDIAATKTPAFKAGKQLKDAVK, from the coding sequence ATGAATAAAACAGAATTGATTAATGCCCTTGCTGAACGCACCCAGCTTTCAAAAAAAGATGCATCAGCTGCCGTTAACAGCATGTTTGATTTAATTTCAGAGTCACTTGGCAAAGGTGAAAGTGTCCAGCTAATTGGCTTCGGCAACTTTGAAGTCCGCGAGCGGGCAGCAAGAAAAGGCCGCAATCCACAAACAGGCGAAGAAATTGATATTGCTGCTACAAAAACGCCTGCATTTAAAGCAGGCAAGCAATTAAAAGACGCTGTAAAATAA
- a CDS encoding leucyl aminopeptidase has product MFYLTDQWTTASSEEVLVVGIWKKKPFSGIMKSLDEALAGQLGELKKQTVFPKKSGGILTIPTLGLIGAKRIYAVYLGEEDAFGTDELRECLGHVGKQLKKERVETAGVLLDSFVTEVVSPEDAAFGIGEGLALGSYDKQTYKEKSNEPIRTLAKVTLYSNREGLTFYADRGYTYGKGTNLARKLVNLPGNLLTPSDLANESETLAKKYGFAFNVLEREDMERFGMGALLAVANGSDQPPKMIIIRYDGNPESDDVTGLVGKGITFDSGGYSLKPPASMHEMKNDMGGAAAVLGAMAIIGEMKPKVNVLAVIPSSENLINGSAMKPGDVICSLSGKTIEMRNADAEGRLVLADGITYAKQLGAKRLIDVATLTGACVVALGHEMTGAVANDDALMEAVKAAGDKAGEPIWQFPSGKGYKKLLESSDIADLNNSPGRPGASITAGLFIGAFAEKTPWVHLDIAGTGYLNKATNIGPAGATGVMARTLAHYVESLSEA; this is encoded by the coding sequence ATGTTTTATCTAACAGATCAATGGACAACGGCTTCATCGGAAGAAGTGCTCGTTGTCGGCATATGGAAAAAAAAGCCTTTTAGCGGTATAATGAAGTCGTTAGACGAGGCATTGGCAGGACAACTAGGAGAGTTAAAGAAGCAAACCGTATTCCCAAAGAAAAGTGGTGGTATTCTTACCATTCCTACACTTGGTTTGATTGGAGCTAAACGTATTTATGCGGTCTACTTAGGGGAAGAGGATGCATTCGGGACAGACGAGTTGCGGGAATGTCTCGGCCATGTAGGAAAGCAACTAAAAAAAGAACGTGTGGAAACAGCAGGCGTGTTGCTGGATAGTTTTGTGACAGAGGTTGTTTCGCCGGAAGATGCTGCCTTTGGGATTGGGGAAGGCCTTGCTCTTGGCAGCTACGATAAACAGACGTATAAAGAAAAGAGCAATGAACCAATTAGAACACTTGCAAAAGTGACGCTTTATAGCAACAGAGAAGGGCTCACCTTTTACGCTGATCGAGGATATACATATGGAAAGGGGACAAATTTGGCGCGTAAGCTCGTCAACTTGCCAGGCAACCTCTTGACGCCAAGCGACTTGGCCAATGAATCAGAGACGCTTGCTAAAAAATACGGCTTCGCGTTCAATGTCCTTGAGCGAGAGGATATGGAACGCTTTGGAATGGGGGCGCTATTAGCTGTCGCTAATGGAAGCGATCAACCGCCGAAAATGATCATTATCCGATACGATGGCAACCCTGAAAGCGACGATGTAACAGGGCTTGTCGGAAAAGGGATTACGTTTGATTCTGGCGGCTATTCGTTAAAACCACCTGCCAGCATGCATGAAATGAAAAACGATATGGGCGGAGCGGCAGCAGTGCTTGGGGCAATGGCCATTATTGGTGAAATGAAACCGAAAGTCAATGTTTTGGCCGTCATTCCATCAAGTGAAAATTTAATAAATGGCTCCGCAATGAAGCCTGGCGATGTCATCTGTTCACTAAGCGGCAAAACAATTGAAATGCGCAATGCAGACGCCGAAGGGCGTTTGGTTTTAGCAGATGGGATTACGTATGCCAAACAGCTTGGCGCCAAACGGCTGATCGATGTAGCGACGTTAACAGGCGCTTGTGTGGTGGCTTTAGGCCACGAAATGACTGGGGCAGTCGCTAACGACGATGCTCTCATGGAGGCAGTGAAAGCAGCGGGCGACAAAGCGGGAGAGCCAATTTGGCAGTTTCCAAGTGGAAAAGGGTATAAGAAGCTGTTAGAATCGAGCGATATCGCCGACTTAAACAATTCACCTGGGCGCCCAGGCGCAAGCATAACAGCTGGGTTGTTCATCGGTGCCTTTGCTGAAAAAACGCCGTGGGTCCATCTCGACATAGCCGGAACGGGTTATTTAAACAAAGCAACCAACATTGGTCCGGCAGGAGCCACAGGGGTGATGGCGCGGACGTTAGCCCATTATGTGGAGTCGTTAAGCGAAGCATAA
- a CDS encoding NAD(P)/FAD-dependent oxidoreductase, producing the protein MYNEKGFHFHLGVEVLQEQKDMFDLTIIGGGPAGLFAAFYAGMRKMKVKVIESMPQLGGQLSALYPDKYIYDVAGFPKVKAQDLVDQLTAQAQQFQPEIVLEEAVQTLEKQEDETFVLTTDANIHYTKAVLITAGAGAFAPRKLQVEKADFYEDKNIHYFIRDLSAFTGKRVVVIGGGDSAVDWALMLEPIAKEVTLVHRRDAFRAHEHSVDLLKKSSVRILTPYETAELHGDENGVTAVTFSEVKGDQTETIAVDDVIVNFGFVSTLGPIKEWGLEIRKNAIPVNTKMETNIPGVYAAGDVSTYDGKIKLIATGFGEAPTAVNNAKVYIDPTARAFPGHSTSLF; encoded by the coding sequence ATGTATAATGAGAAAGGATTTCATTTTCACTTGGGGGTGGAGGTTTTGCAAGAACAGAAAGACATGTTTGATCTAACCATTATCGGCGGCGGTCCTGCTGGATTATTCGCTGCCTTTTATGCAGGAATGCGCAAAATGAAAGTAAAAGTGATCGAAAGCATGCCTCAACTTGGCGGACAGCTTTCGGCCCTTTATCCTGATAAATACATTTACGATGTTGCTGGATTTCCAAAAGTAAAAGCGCAGGACTTGGTTGACCAACTGACTGCCCAAGCGCAACAGTTTCAGCCAGAAATTGTTTTAGAAGAAGCGGTGCAAACGCTTGAAAAGCAAGAAGATGAAACGTTTGTGTTGACCACTGATGCCAATATCCATTATACAAAAGCGGTATTGATTACGGCCGGAGCTGGCGCATTCGCCCCGCGTAAGCTCCAAGTCGAAAAAGCCGACTTCTACGAAGACAAAAACATCCATTATTTTATTCGCGACTTAAGTGCTTTTACAGGCAAACGTGTTGTCGTTATCGGCGGCGGCGATTCAGCTGTTGACTGGGCGCTCATGCTTGAGCCAATTGCCAAAGAAGTCACGCTCGTCCATCGCCGTGACGCCTTCCGTGCCCACGAGCACAGCGTCGATTTGCTTAAAAAATCGTCTGTACGAATTTTGACGCCCTACGAAACGGCAGAGCTTCATGGCGACGAAAACGGCGTAACTGCGGTAACATTTTCAGAAGTCAAAGGGGATCAGACAGAAACGATTGCTGTTGATGACGTGATCGTAAACTTTGGCTTCGTGTCCACGCTAGGCCCTATCAAAGAGTGGGGGCTTGAAATCCGCAAAAATGCGATTCCAGTAAACACCAAAATGGAGACAAACATTCCTGGCGTTTATGCCGCTGGCGATGTCAGCACGTATGACGGCAAAATCAAATTGATTGCCACCGGTTTTGGCGAAGCACCTACCGCTGTCAACAACGCGAAAGTATACATTGACCCGACGGCTCGCGCATTCCCTGGACATTCAACAAGCCTGTTTTAA
- a CDS encoding YihY/virulence factor BrkB family protein, with protein sequence MDLRFARLFTKNLIAQLKSDPIPDLAATLAFYFILSIFPLMIFVLAGVSFFEINNDEVQNLINAYFPGEIGDTFSRIVLNTIGEPQAGLLSIGILGTLWSASNGINAFIRSVNRAYNIEETRHFLKLRSIAIGLTVGMVLLIIITLALPVFGNQILNLLEAILLLPTEIVAVLNNFRWIAAFAIMIVALMALYWIAPNTKQRFRDGLTGAIFATIGWQLISFFFSLYVSNYANYESTYGPLAGVIILMFWFFLTGIILIVGAEINATLHHLRKKSA encoded by the coding sequence ATGGACTTGCGTTTTGCTCGTTTGTTTACAAAGAATTTGATTGCCCAATTAAAAAGCGACCCTATTCCTGACTTAGCGGCTACGCTTGCTTTTTATTTTATTTTATCGATTTTTCCACTGATGATTTTTGTGCTCGCCGGCGTATCCTTTTTCGAAATTAACAATGACGAAGTGCAAAACTTAATTAATGCCTATTTTCCTGGTGAAATTGGCGACACGTTCAGCCGAATTGTCTTAAATACGATTGGCGAACCACAAGCGGGCTTGCTGTCAATTGGGATCTTAGGCACGCTCTGGTCCGCTTCAAACGGCATTAATGCTTTTATTCGTTCAGTGAACCGTGCTTACAATATTGAAGAGACGAGGCATTTTTTAAAGCTCCGCAGCATTGCAATTGGATTGACAGTTGGTATGGTGTTGCTTATTATCATCACACTCGCGCTTCCCGTATTTGGAAATCAAATTTTAAACCTTCTGGAAGCGATTTTGCTCCTTCCGACCGAGATTGTTGCTGTGCTCAATAATTTCCGTTGGATTGCGGCATTTGCGATCATGATTGTCGCTCTCATGGCGTTATACTGGATTGCGCCTAACACAAAGCAACGCTTTCGCGATGGGCTAACAGGAGCTATTTTCGCCACAATCGGCTGGCAGTTAATCTCTTTTTTCTTTTCCCTATATGTCAGCAATTACGCCAATTACGAAAGCACATACGGCCCACTGGCAGGCGTCATCATTCTCATGTTTTGGTTTTTCCTAACTGGGATTATCCTCATTGTCGGCGCGGAAATAAACGCGACATTGCACCATTTGCGAAAAAAAAGCGCTTAA
- a CDS encoding NAD(P)/FAD-dependent oxidoreductase: MRVNKARIVIAGAGYGGMNTAVTLSKKLGPNDASITLVNKHDYHYQTTWLHEPAAGTLEPDRTRVKIADVLNTSRVNFVQDEVLEVKTDEKKVMLKEGELEYDYLVLALGATAETFGIPGVHEHAFTKWTLNGARQVKDHIDAQFANYNNVEDKHEGLLTFVVAGAGFTGIEFIGELSERIPELCKTYDVPREKVRLFVVEAAPTALPGFDPELVEYAMNLLESRGVEFKINTPIKEVTASGVIVGEGEEIKAETVIWATGVRGNPVIEKSGFEAMRGRVKVNPDLRAPGHDDVFIIGDCALIINEEINRPYPPTAQIAMQMAKTCANNLIALNKGSTNLETFKFDNKGTVASLGGKQAIGVVGSRKIYGGTANFMKKMIDNRALFILGGPLLTLKKGKFPF; this comes from the coding sequence ATGAGAGTGAACAAGGCAAGAATTGTAATCGCTGGGGCAGGATATGGCGGCATGAATACAGCGGTTACGCTGTCAAAGAAGTTAGGGCCAAATGATGCATCCATTACCCTTGTAAACAAACATGATTACCACTACCAAACAACTTGGCTCCATGAACCGGCTGCGGGAACGCTTGAGCCTGACCGGACACGGGTCAAGATCGCCGACGTTTTAAACACAAGTCGTGTCAATTTTGTACAAGATGAAGTGTTGGAAGTAAAAACAGACGAAAAGAAAGTCATGTTAAAAGAGGGCGAGCTTGAATATGACTACTTAGTGCTAGCGCTAGGAGCAACGGCTGAGACGTTTGGCATTCCTGGCGTACACGAGCATGCCTTCACAAAATGGACGCTTAACGGAGCGCGCCAAGTCAAAGATCATATTGATGCCCAATTTGCCAACTATAACAATGTAGAGGACAAGCATGAAGGATTGCTCACATTTGTGGTTGCAGGTGCAGGATTTACAGGAATCGAGTTTATTGGTGAACTTTCAGAGCGTATACCAGAGCTTTGCAAAACCTATGATGTGCCTCGTGAAAAAGTAAGGTTGTTTGTCGTTGAAGCAGCGCCAACTGCGTTGCCTGGCTTCGATCCAGAGCTAGTCGAATACGCTATGAACTTGTTAGAAAGCCGCGGCGTTGAGTTTAAAATCAACACACCGATTAAAGAAGTCACTGCTTCTGGTGTCATTGTTGGCGAAGGTGAAGAAATTAAAGCGGAAACGGTTATTTGGGCAACTGGTGTGCGCGGAAACCCTGTTATTGAAAAATCAGGATTTGAAGCAATGCGCGGCCGTGTCAAAGTCAACCCTGACTTGCGTGCTCCAGGCCATGATGATGTCTTCATTATTGGTGACTGTGCTCTCATTATCAATGAAGAAATAAACAGGCCATATCCGCCGACTGCGCAAATCGCGATGCAAATGGCGAAAACGTGCGCGAATAACTTAATTGCCTTGAACAAGGGGAGCACGAACCTTGAAACCTTCAAGTTTGACAATAAAGGGACTGTCGCTTCTCTTGGCGGAAAGCAAGCAATTGGCGTTGTTGGCTCCCGCAAAATTTACGGCGGCACAGCAAACTTTATGAAAAAAATGATTGATAACCGGGCACTCTTTATTCTTGGCGGCCCACTCCTAACGTTGAAAAAAGGCAAATTTCCTTTTTAA
- a CDS encoding 3D domain-containing protein translates to MLKSTHLRKWMFRAVMVVLFMAALLTTVHVFTNLTVFHFHSLPSVEKRTAVQAKTIPGVTVPVYKMVEAELDTSLYERTRVTATGYTAGVESTGKTPGDPAYGITYSGLPVERNTYSTIAADPAVFPIGSILFVPGYGYGVVADTGSAIKGKHIDLYYPTVADVYNEWGKQELDVYMIKKGSGELTQKELDDLNSDASIHVFRSRT, encoded by the coding sequence ATGCTTAAATCAACCCACTTAAGAAAATGGATGTTTCGCGCGGTAATGGTCGTTTTGTTTATGGCTGCGCTGCTCACAACTGTTCATGTCTTTACGAATTTAACTGTCTTCCATTTTCATTCTCTACCGAGTGTCGAAAAGCGCACTGCGGTCCAAGCAAAGACGATTCCAGGCGTAACGGTGCCCGTTTACAAAATGGTGGAAGCGGAATTGGATACCAGTCTTTATGAACGGACAAGAGTAACTGCCACGGGCTATACGGCAGGAGTCGAGTCAACGGGGAAAACGCCTGGCGATCCTGCTTATGGCATTACTTATTCTGGATTGCCGGTGGAGCGCAATACGTATTCAACCATTGCTGCAGATCCTGCTGTGTTTCCGATTGGCTCTATTTTATTTGTACCAGGTTACGGGTATGGAGTAGTGGCAGATACAGGATCGGCTATAAAGGGGAAACACATCGATTTATATTATCCTACCGTTGCGGATGTCTATAACGAGTGGGGGAAACAAGAGCTTGACGTGTACATGATTAAAAAAGGAAGCGGCGAATTGACGCAAAAAGAGCTTGATGATTTAAATAGCGATGCGTCTATACATGTGTTTCGTAGTCGCACATAA
- a CDS encoding mannitol-1-phosphate 5-dehydrogenase yields the protein MKAVHFGAGNIGRGFIGALLVDAGYEVTFVDVNEKIIDALNERNEYEVTIAGDRKETETVTNVRGINSKTNEKEAIDAIAEADIVTTAVGPTVLPYIAKTIAQGLKQRTAGKPVNIIACENAIRATSQLKKDVLSHLSEEETTALLEDAGFADAAVDRIVPNVQSDDILHVTVEPFFEWVVEKPALKGDAVQLGKAVLVDDLAPYIERKLFTVNTGHAVAAYVGYRKGKKTIKEALADDYIKHRVRGALNETKAMLVEEYQFDAEAHEDYIDKILLRFQNPHLEDLVERVGRGPIRKLGPADRLVKPAKYLAEKGLHPESLAETIFDALHFYAEGDPESEQLRALVDEKGYVDAFCEISKLEKDHPLVEIVAKE from the coding sequence ATGAAGGCTGTTCATTTTGGCGCAGGCAATATTGGCCGTGGTTTTATTGGCGCGTTATTGGTCGATGCAGGTTATGAAGTAACGTTTGTTGATGTAAATGAGAAAATCATTGACGCCCTGAACGAGCGGAATGAGTACGAAGTAACGATTGCGGGCGATAGAAAAGAGACAGAGACGGTTACAAATGTGCGCGGAATTAACAGCAAAACAAATGAAAAGGAAGCGATTGACGCAATTGCAGAAGCGGATATCGTTACAACCGCAGTAGGGCCGACTGTTTTGCCTTATATTGCTAAGACGATCGCACAAGGGTTAAAACAACGGACTGCAGGTAAGCCAGTTAACATTATTGCCTGTGAAAATGCAATCCGGGCGACTTCTCAATTGAAAAAAGACGTTTTGTCCCATCTTTCTGAAGAAGAAACGACAGCATTGTTGGAGGATGCTGGCTTTGCCGACGCTGCCGTCGATCGGATTGTGCCAAATGTCCAATCAGATGATATCCTTCATGTCACAGTAGAACCTTTTTTTGAGTGGGTCGTCGAAAAGCCTGCTCTGAAAGGAGATGCTGTTCAGCTTGGCAAAGCAGTGCTTGTTGATGACCTAGCTCCATACATTGAGCGCAAGTTATTCACAGTCAACACTGGGCACGCGGTTGCCGCTTATGTCGGCTATCGTAAAGGAAAGAAAACGATTAAAGAGGCTTTGGCTGATGATTATATTAAACACCGTGTCCGCGGTGCTCTTAATGAGACGAAAGCGATGCTTGTAGAGGAATACCAGTTTGATGCCGAAGCCCATGAAGATTATATCGACAAAATTCTTCTCCGTTTTCAAAATCCTCATCTTGAAGACTTGGTTGAACGAGTTGGCCGCGGCCCTATCCGTAAGCTTGGACCAGCAGATCGACTCGTTAAACCTGCGAAGTATTTAGCCGAAAAAGGGCTTCATCCTGAGTCTTTGGCAGAAACGATTTTCGATGCCCTTCACTTTTATGCGGAAGGGGACCCAGAAAGCGAGCAGCTGCGAGCTCTTGTCGATGAAAAAGGGTATGTGGACGCGTTCTGTGAAATTTCTAAATTAGAAAAAGATCACCCGCTTGTTGAAATCGTTGCTAAAGAGTAG
- a CDS encoding S-ribosylhomocysteine lyase, with amino-acid sequence MPSVESFELDHTIVKAPYVRHCGKHKIGSDGEVNKFDIRFCQPNKEALKPGVIHTLEHLLAINIRRFSEEYDHFDVIDISPMGCQTGYYLIMSGTPSVEEIIDVLEKTMTYSLSIETVPAATEKECGQAALHDLEGTKEVMRKWLSEDKHSLKQVF; translated from the coding sequence ATGCCTTCAGTAGAAAGTTTTGAACTTGACCATACGATTGTAAAGGCCCCGTATGTCCGCCATTGTGGGAAACACAAGATTGGCAGTGACGGCGAAGTGAACAAGTTTGACATTCGGTTTTGCCAGCCTAATAAAGAAGCGCTAAAACCTGGCGTGATTCATACGTTAGAACATTTGCTTGCTATTAACATTCGTCGCTTTTCAGAGGAATATGACCATTTCGATGTCATCGATATTTCCCCAATGGGTTGCCAAACAGGCTATTACTTAATTATGAGCGGCACCCCGTCTGTCGAAGAAATCATCGATGTGCTTGAAAAGACAATGACGTATTCGCTGTCGATTGAAACCGTTCCTGCGGCAACAGAAAAAGAGTGCGGGCAAGCGGCATTGCATGATTTGGAAGGTACGAAAGAAGTCATGCGCAAATGGCTGTCTGAAGACAAACATTCGTTAAAGCAAGTATTTTAA
- a CDS encoding PTS sugar transporter subunit IIA: MSILKAENIKIGASVASKEEAIKLAGQVLADQGYVNEQYIDKMFAREELTSTYMGNLLAIPHGTEDAREDVTQSGLSILLLDQEIDWNGNPVQLVIGIAGKGDEHLEILSKIAIACSEEDNVRALLQVKTADDVLDFFSGVTE, encoded by the coding sequence ATGAGCATTTTAAAAGCAGAGAACATTAAAATTGGCGCGAGTGTGGCCTCGAAAGAAGAAGCGATCAAACTTGCCGGGCAAGTGCTGGCTGACCAAGGCTATGTGAATGAACAGTACATTGACAAAATGTTTGCCCGTGAAGAATTGACGTCTACTTATATGGGGAATTTGCTTGCCATTCCTCATGGGACAGAGGATGCCCGTGAGGATGTTACACAGTCTGGCTTATCGATTTTATTGCTTGATCAAGAAATTGACTGGAATGGCAACCCTGTGCAGCTTGTCATCGGCATTGCTGGCAAAGGAGATGAGCATTTGGAGATACTCTCCAAAATAGCGATCGCGTGCTCGGAAGAGGACAATGTCAGAGCGCTTCTCCAAGTGAAAACAGCTGACGATGTACTTGACTTTTTTTCAGGAGTAACGGAATGA
- a CDS encoding YuiB family protein, with translation MNEIHILQLIVSILLFFVLFAGIGFLLNMVLRLTWIMAFLYPIVVLLIVNEEPYRQYIAAPGQAFPALFEKVVSLHLADLIILASGFLGAVASGIIMKLLRKAGYQMF, from the coding sequence ATGAATGAAATCCATATACTGCAACTGATCGTATCGATTTTGCTATTTTTTGTTTTGTTTGCGGGTATCGGCTTTTTGCTTAATATGGTGCTGCGGTTAACATGGATTATGGCGTTTCTTTATCCGATTGTGGTGTTGCTGATTGTTAATGAAGAGCCTTATCGCCAATATATCGCTGCTCCAGGACAAGCATTTCCGGCTTTGTTTGAAAAAGTCGTGTCCCTTCATCTAGCAGACTTGATTATTTTAGCAAGCGGCTTTTTAGGTGCCGTTGCCTCAGGGATTATTATGAAACTGCTCCGCAAAGCGGGCTATCAAATGTTTTAA
- the tnpA gene encoding IS200/IS605 family transposase, translating to MSDNSLSHTRWNCKYHIVFIPKYRRKIVYGKLRKDIGAILRRLCEMKDVEIIEAHAMIDHIHMLVKIPPKMSVSYFMGYLKGKSSLMIHDRHANLKYNHGNRTFWAKGYYVSTVGLNQKTIEKYIREQEAEDRLRDQMTKREYVDPFKDK from the coding sequence ATGAGTGACAACAGTTTATCACACACAAGATGGAATTGTAAGTATCATATCGTGTTTATCCCTAAGTATAGACGAAAGATTGTCTATGGGAAGCTGCGAAAAGATATTGGAGCTATTTTGAGAAGGTTATGTGAAATGAAAGATGTAGAAATTATCGAAGCCCATGCGATGATTGATCACATACACATGCTGGTGAAAATTCCGCCAAAAATGTCGGTATCGTATTTCATGGGGTATTTGAAAGGGAAAAGTTCGTTGATGATCCATGATCGTCACGCAAACTTAAAATACAACCATGGAAATCGCACGTTTTGGGCAAAAGGCTATTACGTGAGTACAGTAGGACTAAATCAAAAAACAATTGAAAAATACATCCGCGAACAAGAAGCGGAGGATCGATTGCGCGATCAAATGACAAAGAGGGAGTACGTCGACCCATTTAAAGATAAGTAA